In Cloacibacterium caeni, a single window of DNA contains:
- the porQ gene encoding type IX secretion system protein PorQ has protein sequence MKKLFTTSFCLFALWASAQTGTKVYPFLNVPVSARQAVLGGDAVSVRDYDVNFAAINPALMNLDMDNRIGINYGSYIAGSNLGSINYVKDLTAGHFISVNARVLDFGKTPRTDEFGNVNGEFSAMDASFGVGYAYQFDDDFTVGANVNYLTSKIDNYTSSAISANAGVTYHNEQSKETLALVFRNFGYQIKSYNGTKEQLPFRADIGYTKILPDFPLAYTITYHDLQQFNISQSYDINGKEVGFGRKLMDHLSGGIELFPEQAFNIRMGYNVKRGNELAVLDQRNFSGLSFGFGIKISSFRFDYSHVRYHNADNVNQIGLMLDLVELSGNRR, from the coding sequence TTGAAGAAACTATTTACCACATCCTTCTGTTTATTCGCATTATGGGCTTCTGCACAAACTGGAACCAAGGTCTATCCTTTTCTCAATGTTCCCGTTTCTGCCAGACAAGCTGTATTAGGTGGTGATGCCGTTTCTGTAAGAGATTATGACGTGAATTTTGCAGCCATCAATCCTGCTTTGATGAATCTAGACATGGACAATAGAATCGGGATTAATTACGGTTCTTACATTGCGGGTTCTAATTTAGGAAGCATTAATTACGTGAAAGATTTAACGGCAGGACATTTCATTTCCGTCAATGCTAGAGTTTTAGACTTCGGAAAGACACCTAGAACAGATGAATTCGGGAATGTAAATGGCGAATTTTCTGCAATGGATGCTTCATTTGGTGTAGGTTATGCTTATCAGTTTGATGATGATTTCACGGTTGGCGCCAATGTGAATTACCTGACTTCTAAAATCGACAATTATACTTCTTCGGCCATTTCTGCGAATGCTGGAGTGACTTATCACAATGAACAATCCAAAGAAACTTTAGCTCTAGTTTTCAGAAATTTTGGCTATCAAATCAAATCTTACAACGGAACCAAAGAACAATTGCCTTTCCGAGCAGATATCGGTTACACCAAAATTTTGCCAGATTTTCCTTTAGCTTACACCATTACTTATCATGATTTGCAGCAATTCAATATTTCTCAATCGTATGATATTAATGGCAAAGAAGTTGGTTTTGGTAGAAAATTGATGGATCATCTTTCTGGCGGAATCGAATTGTTTCCTGAACAAGCCTTCAACATTAGAATGGGTTATAATGTAAAACGCGGAAACGAACTCGCTGTTTTGGACCAAAGAAATTTCTCTGGATTGAGTTTTGGCTTTGGAATCAAAATCTCTTCTTTTAGGTTTGATTATTCCCATGTTCGTTATCACAACGCCGACAATGTGAATCAAATTGGCTTAATGCTGGATTTGGTAGAACTTTCTGGAAATAGACGTTGA
- a CDS encoding LolA family protein: MKYFNKIILASALVGSFTFSFAQKVDAKAKTILETVSKNYKAKKNTYFKFSYGTGTGKVSKTETGIFYSTPTQYKLNIMGNEQIFDGKKVYNISKEDQEVTIAQPNGSEKALSPINYLDEYKTGYTVTYAGKSGGLDLIKMVPVKDNGVKSVVLYINTPKKQIAKIVQTSSGNDLAVITVNQYKENQSLSASTFSFDKNKYKNYLITEL, from the coding sequence ATGAAATATTTTAACAAGATTATATTAGCAAGTGCTTTGGTTGGAAGTTTTACCTTTTCGTTCGCGCAAAAAGTAGATGCTAAAGCCAAAACTATTTTAGAAACCGTTTCTAAAAATTATAAAGCCAAAAAAAATACTTACTTCAAATTTTCTTACGGAACGGGAACTGGAAAAGTGAGCAAAACCGAAACGGGAATCTTCTACTCTACTCCTACTCAGTATAAACTGAATATCATGGGAAATGAGCAGATTTTTGACGGGAAAAAAGTGTACAACATTTCTAAAGAAGACCAAGAAGTGACGATTGCTCAACCGAATGGTTCAGAAAAAGCACTTTCCCCTATCAATTATCTTGATGAATACAAAACAGGATATACCGTAACTTATGCAGGAAAAAGTGGCGGTCTAGACCTCATCAAAATGGTTCCTGTAAAAGATAATGGAGTAAAAAGTGTGGTTTTGTATATCAATACTCCTAAAAAGCAGATTGCTAAAATTGTACAGACTTCATCAGGCAATGATTTGGCCGTGATTACCGTAAATCAATACAAAGAAAACCAAAGTTTAAGTGCTTCTACGTTCAGCTTTGATAAAAACAAGTACAAGAATTACCTCATTACAGAATTATAA
- the frr gene encoding ribosome recycling factor: MEELNMIMDMVKQEMDAAIKHLDHAFQKIRAGRASTSMVQDVVVEYYGAMSPINQVANVSVPDAMTISIQPWDRSAINAIEKAIINSNLGFAPSNNGDTIILNVPPLTEERRKDLAKQAKAETEQTKVTIRNARQDGMKELKKLDGVSEDIIKDTEAKIQELTDKYVKLADEHLKAKETDIFKI, from the coding sequence ATGGAAGAATTAAACATGATTATGGATATGGTAAAGCAAGAAATGGATGCTGCAATTAAGCACCTTGATCACGCTTTCCAAAAAATTAGAGCAGGTAGAGCTTCTACATCTATGGTTCAAGATGTTGTGGTAGAATATTACGGAGCAATGTCGCCAATCAATCAAGTGGCGAATGTATCTGTTCCAGATGCGATGACGATTTCTATTCAACCATGGGATAGATCAGCGATTAACGCCATTGAAAAAGCGATTATCAATTCTAACCTTGGTTTTGCACCTTCTAACAATGGAGATACAATTATTCTTAATGTTCCACCATTAACTGAAGAAAGACGTAAAGATTTAGCAAAACAAGCGAAAGCGGAAACCGAACAAACCAAAGTAACTATCAGAAATGCTAGACAAGATGGTATGAAAGAACTTAAAAAATTAGATGGCGTTTCTGAAGACATCATCAAAGATACAGAAGCTAAAATCCAAGAACTGACTGACAAGTATGTGAAATTAGCAGACGAACATCTTAAAGCAAAAGAAACAGATATTTTCAAAATCTAA
- a CDS encoding IS3 family transposase (programmed frameshift) → MGKSKYSLDFKLKAIKRYHKGDIGTDDLGKRIGVCGSLVRKWIKFYELYGVSGLVRLSNTHYTKDFKLKILSVIEKENLSLKEASRRFNIPAESSILSWQRNYKKNGILGLENIPRGRPKTMSNYTRKKKKTGKPLTREEELLERIYYLEAENAILKKFRRLNSGKEKSKAIEELRQDFDLAVLLHCTSMARSSFYYYQKRFQMKDKYAEIKEMIKQIYHRHKGRLGYRRITLLLKEKGILINHKTVLRLMKILGLKSIIRVKKYKSYKGEQGKIAPNVLQRNFKSDTPNQKWATDVTEFNVSGNKLYLSPIIDLFNGEIVSFDLSERPVFSQIIRMLKKSFRKVKSTQNIILHSDQGWQYQMKHYQNLLKEKGIIQSMSRKGNCLDNAVIENFFGTIKSEMFYARKFGSIQELKMEIVKYIHYYNNDRIRLNLKGKSPVQYRTLSFENIV, encoded by the exons ATGGGGAAAAGTAAATATTCATTAGACTTTAAATTAAAAGCTATAAAGAGATATCACAAAGGGGATATTGGAACAGACGATTTAGGAAAACGCATTGGAGTTTGTGGTTCCTTGGTTCGTAAATGGATAAAATTTTATGAACTTTATGGAGTTTCAGGACTTGTTCGGCTTTCCAATACGCATTACACAAAAGATTTTAAATTAAAGATTTTATCAGTAATTGAGAAAGAGAATTTAAGTTTAAAAGAAGCGTCGAGAAGGTTTAATATTCCTGCGGAGTCCAGTATTCTTAGTTGGCAGCGTAATTACAAAAAAAATGGTATTTTAGGTTTAGAAAACATACCCAGAGGAAGACCTAAAACCATGAGTAATTACACGCGAAAAAAAAAGAAAACAGGCAAACCCTTAACAAGGGAGGAAGAACTGTTGGAGAGGATTTATTATTTAGAAGCCGAGAACGCCATTTTAAAAAAGT TTAGACGCCTTAATTCAGGAAAGGAAAAATCCAAAGCCATCGAAGAGTTAAGGCAGGACTTTGATTTAGCAGTACTACTGCATTGTACATCGATGGCAAGAAGCAGTTTTTATTACTATCAAAAACGCTTTCAAATGAAAGATAAATATGCGGAAATAAAAGAAATGATTAAGCAGATTTATCATCGTCACAAAGGAAGGTTGGGCTATAGAAGAATTACTTTGCTTTTGAAAGAAAAAGGAATTTTGATTAATCACAAAACTGTTTTACGACTTATGAAAATATTAGGTTTAAAGAGTATTATCCGAGTGAAGAAATATAAATCTTACAAGGGAGAGCAAGGGAAAATTGCGCCCAATGTTCTACAGAGGAATTTCAAATCGGACACTCCTAATCAGAAATGGGCAACCGATGTTACAGAGTTTAATGTATCGGGTAATAAACTTTATCTATCTCCAATCATCGATTTATTTAATGGTGAAATTGTCAGTTTTGACTTATCTGAAAGACCTGTGTTTAGCCAAATCATCAGAATGCTAAAGAAATCATTCAGAAAAGTAAAATCTACACAAAACATCATTCTACATTCTGATCAAGGTTGGCAATATCAAATGAAACATTACCAAAACTTGTTAAAAGAAAAAGGTATTATTCAAAGTATGTCCCGAAAAGGAAACTGTTTGGACAATGCGGTGATAGAAAACTTTTTTGGAACGATAAAATCAGAAATGTTTTATGCCAGAAAGTTTGGTTCCATTCAGGAACTTAAGATGGAAATAGTGAAGTACATTCACTATTACAACAATGATAGAATAAGACTCAATCTCAAAGGAAAGAGTCCGGTACAGTACCGAACTCTTTCCTTTGAAAATATTGTTTAA
- a CDS encoding endonuclease: MKLKISFLACILTVFAFAQSAPSYYSGINFSKTKNDLKSDLATLITNTHTQNISYSAGLADLFKTSDADPQNPSNLLLIYGSQASGTHQRSRPYSATWNREHVYAKSKGTPNLGTSGPGADGHHLRPADNTLNSTRGSLLFDDGSGATAYSTNRGGWYPGDEWKGDVARILMYMYVRYKSQCLPLNITMNPATYSSDFPDILLKWNVEDPVSDFERNRNNVVYNIQHNRNPFIDNPYLATVIWGGPSAQNTWPDSISGGGSGSTTDTEAPTAPTNLNVTGKTSTSIVLAWTASTDKVGIASYDVYVDNVFKTTVYTPGTTISGLSPSTTYSFYIVAKDYAGNKSTNSTTVNGTTEATGGTGDTGGTGSGTSCGTEDFESIPTGGSTSDSSYAGRTWTNKNILWTATSARTDSQIYIDGNNNKAICIKNGTLKSSTISGGIGSLTVKTYLPFSDSAGSYTLKINGVVKAQIPYSKTATTQVINDINVEGNVIIELVDTSNNRVSFDNLTWTCYSAMATEDVNLKNSKLSIYPNPVTNNEFYISGITKKETIQIYDLNGKLIQVVKNVGNKEKVNLTKLPKGVYIIKTQGKSTKIIVN, encoded by the coding sequence ATGAAATTAAAAATTTCTTTCTTGGCATGCATTCTAACAGTGTTTGCTTTTGCGCAATCAGCGCCTTCTTACTATTCTGGTATTAATTTCAGCAAAACAAAAAATGATCTTAAATCAGATCTTGCTACACTTATTACCAATACCCACACCCAGAATATTTCTTATTCTGCAGGACTAGCAGATCTTTTTAAAACCAGTGACGCAGATCCTCAAAATCCTTCTAATTTATTATTGATTTATGGATCTCAGGCATCTGGAACTCATCAAAGAAGCCGTCCTTATTCTGCAACTTGGAATAGAGAGCACGTTTATGCAAAATCAAAAGGAACGCCAAATTTAGGAACATCTGGCCCTGGAGCAGATGGCCACCATCTTCGTCCTGCAGACAATACATTAAATAGTACGAGAGGAAGTTTATTATTTGACGATGGCTCAGGTGCTACGGCTTATTCTACTAATAGAGGTGGATGGTATCCAGGAGATGAATGGAAAGGTGACGTAGCAAGAATATTAATGTACATGTACGTGAGATATAAGAGTCAATGTTTACCTCTAAATATCACAATGAATCCAGCTACTTATTCTTCTGATTTCCCAGATATACTTCTTAAATGGAATGTAGAAGACCCTGTTTCTGACTTTGAAAGAAACAGAAATAATGTAGTGTATAATATTCAACATAATAGAAACCCATTCATAGACAATCCATATTTAGCAACCGTAATTTGGGGTGGCCCATCTGCACAGAATACTTGGCCAGACAGCATTTCTGGAGGCGGAAGTGGCTCAACAACAGATACCGAAGCGCCTACAGCTCCCACAAATTTAAATGTGACAGGAAAAACTTCTACAAGTATTGTTTTAGCATGGACAGCATCTACGGACAAAGTAGGAATTGCTAGCTATGATGTCTACGTAGACAATGTATTTAAAACAACTGTTTACACTCCTGGAACTACTATTTCTGGTTTATCCCCATCTACAACATATAGTTTTTACATTGTAGCCAAAGATTACGCGGGAAATAAATCTACAAACAGCACTACAGTAAATGGAACAACAGAAGCAACAGGAGGAACAGGAGATACTGGTGGAACAGGCTCTGGAACATCTTGCGGTACGGAAGATTTTGAAAGCATTCCTACAGGTGGCTCTACATCAGACTCTTCTTATGCAGGAAGAACTTGGACTAATAAAAACATTTTATGGACTGCAACTAGCGCAAGAACAGATTCACAGATTTACATAGATGGAAATAACAATAAAGCGATTTGCATTAAAAACGGAACATTAAAATCTTCTACTATTTCTGGAGGAATAGGTTCTTTAACGGTTAAAACCTATTTGCCTTTTTCTGATTCTGCGGGAAGCTATACTCTTAAAATAAATGGTGTAGTAAAAGCTCAAATCCCTTATTCTAAAACAGCAACAACACAAGTGATTAATGACATTAATGTTGAAGGAAATGTAATTATAGAATTAGTAGATACTAGTAACAATAGAGTCTCTTTTGATAATTTAACATGGACTTGTTATTCTGCAATGGCTACCGAGGACGTAAATTTAAAAAATTCAAAATTATCCATATATCCAAATCCAGTAACCAACAACGAGTTTTACATTAGCGGTATTACGAAAAAAGAGACTATTCAAATCTATGATTTAAATGGCAAATTGATTCAAGTTGTAAAAAATGTAGGAAATAAAGAAAAAGTTAATCTTACTAAATTGCCAAAAGGAGTTTACATTATAAAAACTCAAGGTAAATCAACAAAAATAATTGTAAACTAA
- a CDS encoding tRNA methyl transferase PRC-barrel domain-containing protein — MKQKGQIVEILPTSPIYSSDLSSSLSTETDFLSASQKRQYSLFDGILVGEHDGWSNFRLGQRKGINVGGKKKPLYVIGINKKENRVFVGEGIDHPGLLTKVIAIEKNENIDYKKILTLENNTPVELKIELENHSVPAFFYEFEHYIFIRLNKLFRIDLFNHKISIHYKNTMLLNIFIP; from the coding sequence ATGAAGCAAAAAGGACAAATTGTAGAGATTTTACCAACCTCACCTATTTACAGTAGTGATTTATCATCGAGTTTATCTACTGAGACAGATTTTTTATCTGCTTCTCAAAAAAGACAATATTCTCTTTTTGATGGAATTTTGGTAGGCGAACATGATGGTTGGTCTAATTTTAGGTTAGGTCAAAGAAAAGGAATTAATGTAGGTGGTAAAAAAAAACCACTATATGTAATAGGAATAAATAAAAAAGAGAATAGAGTTTTTGTAGGAGAAGGAATAGACCATCCTGGACTTTTAACAAAAGTAATAGCCATTGAAAAAAATGAAAATATCGATTACAAAAAGATCTTAACATTAGAAAATAACACCCCAGTAGAATTAAAAATTGAGCTAGAAAACCATTCAGTCCCTGCATTTTTTTATGAATTTGAACATTACATCTTCATAAGACTTAACAAATTGTTTAGAATTGATCTCTTCAACCATAAAATATCTATACATTATAAAAACACAATGTTATTAAACATTTTTATACCCTAA
- the pyrH gene encoding UMP kinase, with the protein MKYKRVLLKLSGEALMGSRQYGIDNDRLVEYAKEIKKVVDAGVELAIVIGGGNIFRGVAGAAKGMDRVQGDYMGMLATVINGMALQGALEDQGIKTRLQSAIEMDKVAEPFIKRRAVRHLEKGRVVIFGAGTGNPYFTTDTAATLRAIEIGADVILKGTRVDGIYDSDPEKNADAVKFNSLSYDEVFEKDLKVMDMTAFTLSKENNLPIIVFDMNKDGNLLKVVLGEEVGTLVNI; encoded by the coding sequence ATGAAATACAAAAGAGTTCTTTTAAAATTAAGCGGAGAAGCTTTAATGGGTAGCAGACAATACGGAATTGATAATGATCGATTGGTAGAATATGCTAAAGAAATTAAAAAAGTAGTAGATGCAGGCGTAGAATTAGCAATTGTAATAGGAGGAGGAAATATTTTCCGTGGAGTAGCAGGAGCAGCCAAAGGTATGGATAGAGTGCAAGGTGATTATATGGGAATGTTGGCTACCGTAATTAATGGAATGGCGTTACAAGGCGCACTAGAAGATCAAGGCATTAAAACCAGATTGCAATCGGCAATCGAAATGGACAAAGTAGCTGAACCTTTCATCAAAAGAAGAGCAGTAAGACACTTGGAAAAAGGAAGAGTGGTGATTTTCGGAGCAGGAACAGGTAACCCGTATTTTACGACAGATACTGCAGCTACATTGAGAGCAATAGAAATTGGTGCAGATGTAATTCTGAAAGGAACGAGAGTAGATGGAATCTACGATTCTGACCCAGAAAAAAATGCAGATGCAGTGAAATTCAATTCGCTTTCTTATGACGAAGTTTTTGAGAAAGATTTAAAAGTAATGGACATGACTGCATTTACCCTAAGTAAAGAAAATAATTTACCCATCATTGTTTTTGACATGAATAAAGACGGTAATTTATTAAAAGTAGTCTTAGGAGAAGAAGTAGGAACTCTTGTGAATATATAA
- a CDS encoding LptF/LptG family permease, giving the protein MLKKLDQYIIKTFFGPFLFIFSVLFFIFMVNIVWIQLSQFTGKGLSNWEIVKFLFYLSVNVVKMVLPLTILLASIMTFGDFGERYELAAMKSAGISLTRIMMPLFVVVSLLSIMLFVFSNNVIPDFQRKAKNMMYNIAATKPAINFTAGQFINSLPGATVKFDKIYGENGEHLEGVFVHKVANAYEDQRTIIAKKGEFTPAANRNYLKLVLYDGYIFEDNIQDKNYLERLKQPGQSVKFDSLVQHFDVSDVINKAIEDEKITDDYRFQNYKEINKTIVKVKKENDFSFNSINSEMVGQTNNYVTYIDKIKNPAKPTEPFAIEKLKEDKRLEVLYQAYTKISFLQNEKKNKDTQILDIVKYYNKIIMYQQGIIAYSVTCLIFFMIGASLGSIIRKGGVGLPVVIAIIIFIVFYVMNLTVENITWKGKLNPYFGAWLSNLVLFPFGVWLTYKALTDSQVFDVEKYKALTKPLWSKFVKEREHERYQ; this is encoded by the coding sequence ATGTTAAAGAAACTCGATCAATATATTATAAAAACCTTTTTCGGGCCGTTTCTATTTATTTTCAGCGTGCTGTTTTTCATCTTTATGGTGAATATTGTATGGATTCAGCTTTCGCAGTTTACAGGAAAAGGCTTGAGCAATTGGGAAATTGTAAAATTCTTGTTTTATCTGAGTGTAAACGTTGTCAAAATGGTATTACCATTAACCATTCTTTTGGCTTCCATTATGACTTTTGGAGATTTCGGGGAACGCTATGAACTCGCCGCCATGAAATCTGCGGGAATTTCCCTCACCAGAATTATGATGCCTTTGTTTGTAGTAGTTTCTTTACTCTCTATCATGCTTTTTGTGTTTTCGAATAATGTAATTCCAGATTTTCAGAGGAAGGCCAAAAATATGATGTACAATATTGCCGCCACCAAACCCGCCATCAACTTTACCGCAGGACAATTCATCAACTCATTGCCTGGAGCAACAGTAAAATTTGACAAAATTTATGGGGAAAACGGCGAACATTTAGAAGGCGTTTTTGTGCACAAAGTGGCTAATGCTTATGAAGACCAAAGAACTATTATTGCTAAAAAAGGTGAATTTACACCCGCTGCGAATAGAAATTATTTGAAATTGGTTTTATATGATGGCTATATTTTCGAGGATAATATTCAAGACAAAAATTATTTAGAACGACTTAAACAGCCTGGTCAATCGGTAAAATTTGATTCTCTGGTTCAGCATTTTGACGTGAGTGATGTCATCAACAAAGCCATTGAAGACGAAAAAATTACAGACGATTACCGTTTTCAAAATTATAAAGAGATTAATAAAACGATTGTAAAGGTTAAGAAAGAAAACGACTTTAGTTTTAACTCTATTAACTCTGAAATGGTAGGACAAACCAATAATTATGTGACTTACATCGACAAAATTAAAAATCCTGCCAAACCTACAGAACCTTTTGCAATAGAAAAATTAAAAGAAGATAAAAGGTTAGAAGTACTCTATCAAGCGTATACTAAAATTTCTTTTCTACAAAACGAAAAAAAGAATAAGGATACCCAAATCTTAGATATTGTAAAGTATTACAATAAGATTATCATGTATCAACAAGGGATTATTGCTTATTCCGTGACGTGTCTTATTTTCTTTATGATTGGCGCAAGTTTAGGTTCTATCATCAGAAAAGGAGGTGTAGGTTTACCTGTAGTGATTGCAATTATCATTTTTATTGTCTTCTATGTGATGAACTTGACCGTAGAAAATATTACTTGGAAGGGAAAACTCAATCCTTATTTCGGAGCTTGGCTTTCTAATTTGGTTTTATTTCCTTTCGGTGTTTGGCTCACGTATAAAGCGCTTACCGATTCTCAAGTTTTCGATGTAGAAAAATATAAAGCCTTGACGAAGCCTCTTTGGAGCAAATTTGTGAAAGAAAGAGAGCATGAAAGGTATCAATAA
- a CDS encoding DNA topoisomerase 3, whose amino-acid sequence MKLCIAEKPSVARDIAKVLGATTPKSGYMEGNGYCVTWTFGHLCTLKEPHDYAPEYKAWNLFLLPIIPKNFGIKLINNIGVERQFKVIESLVKECEEVINCGDAGQEGELIQRWVLQKAKCDKPVKRLWISSLTEDAIKEGFEKLKSAEDYKNLYLAGNARAIGDWLLGINATRLFTKKFGGNKAVLSIGRVQTPTLAMLVKRQKEIDAFVQKDYWELKTKYREVVFTAAIDRLQSAERAEKGLEYLKQNLFEIIAFEIKEGKEKNPRLFDLTGLQVEANKKYGFSAESTLNYIQSLYEKKHTTYPRVDTTYLSENLYPKISGILRSMNFYSDLTAPLLEAPIPMSKAVFDDAKVTDHHAIIPTEIPPTSNLTREEKLVYDLVAKRFIAVFYPECKISNTLVEGQVGTINFKASGKQILEPGWRLVYAKDSKNNAEKDEKEEKSEEQLIPEFTVGEKGEHEPFVHQGRTSPPKPYTEATLLRAMETAGRQVEDEELRELLKNNGIGRPSTRANIIETLFKRKYIEKKRKNLFATQTGIDLIDTIEDELLKSAELTGEWEQKLRKIEKGEYEAQKFKEELIEMVTQLTKKVINSKGKVISFQEERPTKSKSKKKK is encoded by the coding sequence ATGAAACTTTGTATTGCAGAAAAACCAAGTGTAGCAAGAGATATTGCCAAAGTTTTGGGAGCTACAACTCCTAAAAGTGGCTATATGGAAGGCAATGGTTATTGCGTAACGTGGACTTTCGGACATCTGTGTACCTTGAAAGAGCCTCACGATTATGCACCCGAATACAAAGCGTGGAATCTCTTCTTACTGCCCATAATTCCTAAAAATTTCGGAATTAAATTAATCAACAATATCGGAGTAGAAAGACAGTTCAAAGTTATTGAATCTTTGGTCAAAGAATGTGAGGAGGTCATCAATTGTGGGGATGCTGGTCAAGAAGGAGAGCTTATTCAGCGATGGGTTTTACAAAAAGCCAAATGTGACAAACCCGTAAAAAGACTCTGGATTTCTTCTTTGACCGAAGATGCCATAAAAGAAGGTTTTGAAAAATTAAAATCTGCCGAAGATTACAAAAATCTCTACTTAGCAGGAAACGCTAGAGCAATAGGAGATTGGCTTCTCGGAATTAATGCTACCCGTTTATTCACCAAAAAATTTGGCGGAAACAAAGCTGTTTTATCCATTGGGAGAGTGCAAACACCTACTTTGGCAATGCTCGTGAAACGCCAAAAAGAAATAGACGCTTTCGTGCAAAAAGACTATTGGGAACTCAAAACCAAATACCGAGAAGTGGTTTTCACAGCGGCAATTGACCGTTTACAATCGGCAGAAAGAGCAGAAAAAGGTTTGGAATATCTCAAACAAAATCTTTTTGAAATCATTGCTTTTGAAATCAAAGAAGGAAAAGAAAAAAATCCTCGATTGTTCGACTTAACTGGACTTCAGGTAGAAGCCAATAAAAAATATGGATTTTCTGCAGAAAGCACACTCAATTATATCCAAAGCCTCTACGAAAAAAAACACACCACTTATCCTAGAGTAGATACCACCTACCTTTCGGAGAATTTATATCCAAAAATTTCGGGAATTCTCAGAAGCATGAATTTTTATTCAGACTTAACGGCTCCTCTTTTAGAAGCGCCAATTCCAATGTCAAAAGCCGTTTTTGATGATGCCAAAGTGACTGACCATCATGCGATTATCCCTACGGAAATTCCGCCAACTTCCAATTTAACCAGAGAAGAAAAATTAGTTTATGATTTGGTGGCAAAGCGTTTTATAGCGGTTTTTTATCCAGAATGTAAAATTTCCAATACTTTGGTAGAAGGTCAGGTAGGAACCATCAATTTCAAAGCATCGGGAAAACAAATTCTCGAGCCAGGTTGGCGTTTAGTCTATGCCAAAGATTCTAAAAATAATGCTGAAAAGGACGAGAAAGAAGAAAAAAGCGAAGAACAACTTATTCCCGAATTTACAGTAGGCGAAAAAGGCGAACACGAACCTTTCGTGCATCAGGGAAGAACTTCTCCGCCAAAACCATATACAGAAGCTACATTGTTAAGAGCCATGGAAACCGCAGGAAGACAGGTAGAAGACGAAGAACTGCGTGAACTTTTGAAAAACAACGGCATCGGTAGACCTTCTACCAGAGCAAACATCATAGAAACACTTTTTAAAAGAAAATACATCGAAAAGAAGAGGAAAAATCTTTTCGCGACTCAAACGGGTATTGATTTAATTGATACCATAGAAGATGAATTGTTAAAAAGTGCCGAATTAACAGGAGAGTGGGAACAAAAACTCAGAAAAATTGAAAAAGGCGAATACGAAGCACAAAAATTCAAAGAAGAGCTCATAGAAATGGTAACCCAACTCACCAAAAAAGTCATCAATAGCAAAGGAAAAGTTATCTCTTTTCAAGAAGAAAGACCCACCAAATCTAAATCCAAAAAGAAAAAATAA